DNA from Pirellulales bacterium:
GGCAATCCGGCTGCCCTATTTGCCGCTGCCGGCAGGCGCCGAGAAATCGACTTTCGGGGCCGTGCGGGCCGCCTTGTCGATCTGAAAATATTCCGCCTCGCGGACGCCGGCCAATCGAGCGAAAAAGGTGCCGGGGAATTGCCGCACATACGTGTTCAATGCCCGCACCGATTCATTGTACCGCTCGCGTTCGACGCTCAGCCGGTTTTCGGTTCCTTCGATTTGATCCTGCAGCTTCAAAAACGCTTCGTTCGATTTCAATTGCGGGTAGGCTTCCTGCAACAGCAGCAATCGCGACAGAGCCGATTCCACTTGCGTGGCAGCGCGCGCCTTGTCGGCAACGGTGTCGGCCTGAAAATAGGCCTTGCGGGCATTGGCGATGCCGAGAAACACGGCTTGCTCTTGACCGGCGGTGCCTTTCACCGTTGCGACCAGATTGGGGATCAGGTCGTAGCGGCGCTGGAGCTGGTTCTCGACCTGCGACCAATTGTTTTTGACCGCTTCATCCATGGAGATGGCGCGGTTGTAGCCCATGAAGACGCAGCCGCCGCCGAGCACGGCGATCGCCAGCAGTGCGATGAAGAAGAATGCGAGCAATTGCAACGGTTTCATCGGATGAACCTCGTGCGTGTTTTCCTAAAAAAAGTGCGAACGCTTCGCCGAGCGAAAATTACCAACTCGCTCCGCCGCCGCCGCCACCGAACGATCCGCCGCCGCCAAACGATCCGCCGCCGCCAAACGAACCGCCACCGCCGCCGAACGAACTACCGCCAAACGAGCCGCCACCGAAACCGCCGCCGCCCCATCCAGATCCGCCGTACCAGCCCGATCCTCCGCCGCGGCGGAACGACATCCAACCGATAACGCCGAACATGAGCATGATAATTATCTTGACGACCAGCGGCGCAATGCTCGGATTACGTTGCGCTTGCGGCGGCTGAACACCGCTCAGGCCCTGAATGGTGATATTCGCATCATCGGCGACTTTCTTGATCACCGCGAGCGTGAGAACATTGATTCCCTCGGAATATTTTCCCGCGCGAAAGTAATCCGCGGCCACCTTTCGCGACAGCGTGCCGCACCAAGAATCGGGCAGATCTCCCTCTAATCCATATCCGGTTTGAATGCGGACTTTGCGATCTTGCACGGCGACGACGATCAGCGCCCCGTTGCTCTTCGCCTTGGTGCCGAGCTTCCATAACTGGCCGTGCCGTTGGGCAAACTGAAAAATATCCTCTTCGCCGGTCGTTTTGACCGTGAGCACTTTGATCTCATCGGTCGTCTTCTGCTTAAGCTGGGCAAGCAGATCATCGAGATGCTGTTTGGTCGCGGCGTCGATCACCTGCGCATCGTCGACGACGAACTCGCGCGTATCCTGAACGGTGATCAGCTTCTCGGCAGCGGAAAGCCGATCGACGAAAACGAGCAGCATCGCCGCGAGTGCGACGATCGCGGCAATGGCCTGCCGCCAGCGGATTTGCGGCGCACTACCAGCCATCGGCCGCACTCTCAAGTGCCTCGACATCGGCGTAAAGATGCTTGAACGCTTCCCAACCGGGCGAATCGCCGGCGTGCAGCACGTGATGAATCCCTTTCAGCGGCAGTTTCGCCAGTTG
Protein-coding regions in this window:
- a CDS encoding LemA family protein, which codes for MKPLQLLAFFFIALLAIAVLGGGCVFMGYNRAISMDEAVKNNWSQVENQLQRRYDLIPNLVATVKGTAGQEQAVFLGIANARKAYFQADTVADKARAATQVESALSRLLLLQEAYPQLKSNEAFLKLQDQIEGTENRLSVERERYNESVRALNTYVRQFPGTFFARLAGVREAEYFQIDKAARTAPKVDFSAPAGSGK
- a CDS encoding TPM domain-containing protein — its product is MAGSAPQIRWRQAIAAIVALAAMLLVFVDRLSAAEKLITVQDTREFVVDDAQVIDAATKQHLDDLLAQLKQKTTDEIKVLTVKTTGEEDIFQFAQRHGQLWKLGTKAKSNGALIVVAVQDRKVRIQTGYGLEGDLPDSWCGTLSRKVAADYFRAGKYSEGINVLTLAVIKKVADDANITIQGLSGVQPPQAQRNPSIAPLVVKIIIMLMFGVIGWMSFRRGGGSGWYGGSGWGGGGFGGGSFGGSSFGGGGGSFGGGGSFGGGGSFGGGGGGASW